Proteins co-encoded in one Candidatus Spechtbacteria bacterium genomic window:
- the rplM gene encoding 50S ribosomal protein L13, translating into MKIIKATTESPIVIDAKGKTLGRLATEVAVLLQGKDKATWMPNKDEGHAVEIENVKEVEVTGKKMTDKLYYHHSRYPGGLKTRSLTELWQKDPADVLKRAVYGMLPKNKLRNDRMKRLTIKK; encoded by the coding sequence ATGAAAATCATAAAAGCAACAACTGAATCGCCGATTGTGATTGACGCAAAAGGCAAAACGCTCGGAAGGCTCGCAACTGAAGTCGCTGTTTTGCTACAAGGCAAAGATAAGGCTACCTGGATGCCAAACAAAGACGAAGGTCATGCGGTAGAAATTGAAAACGTGAAAGAAGTGGAAGTAACGGGGAAAAAAATGACAGACAAACTATATTATCATCACAGCCGTTATCCCGGTGGTTTAAAAACACGTTCATTGACAGAGCTTTGGCAGAAAGATCCGGCAGATGTTTTGAAGCGCGCAGTATATGGAATGCTTCCGAAAAATAAATTGCGAAACGACAGGATGAAGCGTTTAACTATAAAGAAATAA
- the rplQ gene encoding 50S ribosomal protein L17 produces the protein MAKNKKGRKMSLKRDARSQLIKSLAESLILHEKITTTEVRAKEIRPVVERLITRARTGSVANRRVIRKFLTAETAKHLVDVVAPRYMERNGGYTRITKREPRKGDSALRAIIEFV, from the coding sequence ATGGCTAAGAATAAAAAGGGACGAAAAATGAGCTTGAAGAGAGATGCGCGTAGCCAACTTATTAAGAGCTTGGCGGAGTCGCTTATTTTGCATGAAAAAATAACTACAACCGAAGTGAGAGCAAAAGAAATTCGTCCTGTTGTAGAGAGATTGATAACAAGAGCTCGAACTGGTTCTGTGGCAAATCGTCGAGTTATACGTAAATTTCTTACAGCGGAAACGGCGAAGCATCTTGTAGATGTTGTAGCGCCACGCTATATGGAACGAAACGGAGGGTATACCAGAATTACGAAGCGCGAACCGCGCAAGGGAGATTCAGCCCTTCGAGCTATTATTGAATTTGTATAA
- a CDS encoding DNA-directed RNA polymerase subunit alpha gives MPSISLPKSPRVMEHDKTRVGDTMRTVVEIEDLYPGFGVTLGNALRRVLLSSIPGAAITSVKISGVNHEFSTIEGVLEDVLEITLNLKAIRIMLHGDESQRITLKVRGKKDVTAGDIETPSQVEIINKDAHIATLTDKNVTLEMEMEVQAGMGYESVAQRKGDKASVGVIPLDAIFTPVRKANFVVEDMRVGDRTDYNRVKFEIETDGSISPEAAFQTAVQVLVDQFLTLLQIETSQKSAASKETEEVEERGGEEAIMKMPASELKISTRTSNVLEGGGIKTVAGLVKKTEDDLLEVEGMGQKGVDEIKKALKKVKLSLKS, from the coding sequence ATGCCATCTATTTCTTTACCCAAATCACCACGTGTAATGGAGCATGATAAAACTCGTGTCGGAGATACCATGCGTACAGTTGTTGAAATTGAGGATTTATACCCTGGCTTTGGCGTGACCCTTGGCAACGCTTTGCGCCGTGTTTTGCTTTCTTCAATTCCCGGTGCGGCAATTACTTCAGTAAAAATAAGCGGAGTCAATCACGAATTTTCAACCATTGAGGGCGTGCTCGAAGACGTTTTAGAAATCACCTTGAATTTGAAGGCTATCCGCATCATGCTTCACGGCGATGAGTCGCAAAGAATAACATTGAAGGTAAGGGGCAAGAAAGATGTTACGGCGGGAGACATTGAGACCCCTAGCCAAGTTGAAATAATCAACAAAGACGCGCATATAGCAACCTTGACAGACAAAAATGTTACATTAGAAATGGAAATGGAAGTGCAGGCAGGCATGGGCTACGAGAGCGTAGCGCAGCGCAAGGGCGATAAAGCTTCGGTTGGAGTTATTCCTCTGGACGCAATCTTTACTCCGGTACGCAAAGCGAACTTCGTAGTTGAGGATATGCGTGTAGGCGATCGCACGGATTATAATAGGGTTAAATTTGAGATAGAAACAGACGGTAGTATTTCACCGGAGGCGGCTTTTCAAACCGCCGTACAGGTGCTTGTCGATCAGTTTTTAACACTACTGCAAATTGAGACAAGCCAGAAATCAGCCGCCTCTAAAGAAACGGAGGAAGTAGAGGAGAGGGGGGGCGAGGAAGCTATAATGAAAATGCCAGCGTCGGAGTTGAAAATTTCTACAAGAACGAGTAATGTGCTTGAAGGGGGCGGAATTAAGACAGTGGCGGGGCTTGTAAAGAAGACCGAAGATGACTTGCTAGAAGTGGAGGGCATGGGGCAAAAAGGAGTAGATGAAATTAAGAAAGCATTGAAGAAAGTTAAATTGTCATTGAAAAGCTAA
- the rpsD gene encoding 30S ribosomal protein S4, whose product MPKGGARRQKSEYGQQFAEKQKLRNGYGLRERQFHNYFKKAQKPDDVFNLLEMRLDSVVYRLGFAMTRPMARQMVGHKHITVNGKVLNTPSYQSKINDVVGIRLAHTQRGIFIDLDERLKKHQAPTWIRLDKEKKEGTVVGRAAVEEAGMEVNIHSVIEFYSR is encoded by the coding sequence ATGCCAAAAGGCGGAGCAAGACGACAAAAATCAGAATACGGCCAGCAGTTTGCTGAAAAGCAGAAACTGCGAAATGGCTATGGGTTGCGCGAACGCCAATTCCATAACTATTTTAAGAAGGCGCAAAAGCCAGATGACGTTTTTAATCTTTTAGAAATGAGACTAGATAGCGTTGTATATCGTCTTGGTTTTGCGATGACACGCCCAATGGCCCGCCAGATGGTTGGCCATAAGCACATCACCGTAAATGGTAAAGTGTTAAATACACCATCATATCAGAGTAAAATAAACGATGTGGTGGGTATAAGGCTTGCTCATACGCAAAGGGGGATATTTATTGATTTAGACGAGCGACTCAAAAAACATCAAGCCCCCACATGGATTCGTTTAGACAAAGAGAAGAAAGAGGGGACGGTGGTTGGTCGTGCGGCAGTTGAAGAGGCGGGTATGGAGGTTAATATTCATTCAGTAATAGAGTTTTATAGTAGATAA
- the rpsK gene encoding 30S ribosomal protein S11, which yields MGKKRVAGKPEEEVLKESDESEAGLASKNAGKKVAGIKNGKVYIKASYNNVLITITDEKGSVLSWASSGNLGFKGPKKATPFAASKAVETAFERLGKVAIEQISVLVSGIGGGRDAALRAVTGRGVNVVSLKDITPIAHNGCRPKRVRHV from the coding sequence ATGGGTAAAAAACGCGTAGCAGGAAAACCTGAAGAAGAGGTATTAAAAGAATCGGATGAATCCGAGGCTGGCTTGGCGTCCAAAAATGCTGGAAAGAAAGTCGCCGGCATAAAAAACGGCAAAGTTTACATCAAAGCTTCTTACAACAACGTATTGATAACAATTACAGATGAGAAGGGAAGCGTGCTTTCCTGGGCTTCTTCCGGCAATCTAGGCTTTAAGGGTCCCAAAAAGGCAACGCCGTTTGCGGCATCAAAAGCAGTGGAAACTGCATTTGAGCGCTTGGGAAAAGTCGCAATTGAGCAGATCTCTGTATTAGTAAGCGGTATTGGAGGCGGCCGTGATGCAGCTCTGCGCGCAGTAACGGGTCGCGGAGTAAACGTTGTATCACTAAAAGATATTACGCCGATTGCTCATAATGGATGCAGGCCAAAGAGAGTAAGACACGTATAA
- the rpsM gene encoding 30S ribosomal protein S13, with protein sequence MPRIAGVEIPENKRIEVSLTYIFGVGPTLSKKLLAQAKISPDRRAKELTAEEVNVLRNLMEVYKIEGDLRREISGNVKRLKDIGAYRGTRHAKGLPTRGQRTRTNSRTVRGNVRKTMGSGRKPSASPT encoded by the coding sequence ATGCCACGTATAGCAGGAGTTGAAATACCAGAGAATAAGCGTATAGAGGTATCATTGACCTATATTTTTGGCGTTGGTCCGACTTTGAGTAAAAAACTTTTAGCCCAAGCCAAAATTAGTCCTGACCGCCGAGCCAAAGAGCTTACGGCTGAGGAGGTCAATGTCTTGCGTAATTTAATGGAAGTATATAAGATTGAGGGTGATTTGCGCAGAGAGATCTCGGGAAATGTTAAACGTTTGAAGGATATCGGAGCTTATCGTGGAACAAGACACGCAAAAGGTTTGCCGACACGCGGCCAGCGCACCAGAACCAACTCACGCACCGTGCGTGGCAACGTTCGCAAGACCATGGGTTCGGGCCGCAAGCCGTCAGCGAGCCCAACATAA
- the rpmJ gene encoding 50S ribosomal protein L36: MKVRASVKTMCRSCKIVRRRGVIFVICKTTPKHKQRQG; this comes from the coding sequence ATGAAAGTACGAGCATCCGTAAAAACAATGTGTAGATCGTGTAAAATAGTCCGCCGCAGAGGTGTGATTTTTGTTATATGCAAGACTACTCCGAAGCATAAACAGCGACAGGGATAA
- the infA gene encoding translation initiation factor IF-1, which yields MNKDVIRKEGIVIEALPNTTFRVQISEEGKPEILAHLSGKMRVNFIRILPGDHVTVEMSPYDLTKGRIVYRQK from the coding sequence ATGAACAAAGACGTAATTAGAAAGGAGGGTATTGTAATTGAAGCGCTTCCCAACACGACATTTCGTGTACAGATAAGCGAAGAAGGAAAGCCAGAAATTCTAGCCCATCTTTCGGGGAAGATGCGTGTGAATTTTATTCGCATTTTGCCCGGTGATCACGTAACCGTTGAGATGAGCCCCTACGATCTTACGAAGGGGCGCATTGTTTATCGTCAGAAGTAA
- a CDS encoding nucleoside 2-deoxyribosyltransferase, producing the protein MFDNIFDNLNEVFNGGDKMRPKLYLAGPEVFLPNAVENAEIQRQLCRKYGFTPLHPMDNNSGIDFNGGMDTAMKIYRGDIQQIQQCHFVVANCNSFRGVCMDDGTAYELGYGNALGKPSYGYIRDLRGLVERTLAGYQCKPFEGGVYVDRDGYIVVDDFGTSINLMMQCGMMFGGGVLVEGDFEACLKVMRADIDSGRFICKVNGQDISFVLKPDPDLPKVVLPEFTF; encoded by the coding sequence ATGTTCGATAATATATTTGATAATCTTAATGAAGTTTTTAATGGAGGAGATAAAATGCGGCCAAAGCTTTATCTAGCTGGTCCCGAGGTGTTTCTTCCCAACGCGGTTGAGAATGCTGAAATTCAGCGCCAACTATGCCGTAAGTACGGTTTTACGCCTCTTCATCCGATGGATAACAACTCCGGCATAGATTTTAATGGCGGCATGGACACCGCGATGAAAATTTATCGCGGCGACATTCAGCAGATTCAGCAATGCCATTTCGTGGTCGCGAACTGCAACTCGTTCCGTGGCGTGTGCATGGACGATGGCACGGCTTACGAGCTTGGCTATGGGAATGCCCTGGGCAAGCCTTCGTACGGATATATTCGCGATTTAAGAGGGCTAGTTGAGCGGACGCTTGCGGGATATCAATGCAAGCCATTTGAAGGCGGCGTGTACGTTGACCGTGACGGATACATTGTCGTCGATGATTTTGGAACATCGATTAACCTAATGATGCAGTGTGGCATGATGTTTGGGGGCGGGGTATTGGTAGAAGGGGATTTTGAGGCTTGCCTTAAAGTGATGCGAGCGGATATCGATTCCGGCCGATTTATATGCAAGGTAAATGGCCAGGATATTAGCTTTGTGTTAAAGCCAGACCCAGATCTTCCCAAAGTAGTTTTACCAGAATTTACTTTTTAA
- a CDS encoding phosphoribosylformylglycinamidine cyclo-ligase — translation MDKKMTYAGVGVDYEAMDPFKRMAQLAARETAGNISRFNNGEFKEVRTSRGESVYLIETEDSYLAHVEEGLGTKSLIADAMHRLTGKYYYGNIAQCNVAMIVNDMVTLGALPLSVAMHLAVGDSSWFDDERRCMDLIEGHKKACDLARCTWGGGETPTLKDIIIPGTFVLSGSAIGIIKPKKRLIATSNIQHGDAIIMIESSGIHANGLTMARKIADRLPDGYLTQLSDGRTYGDALLDPTCIYTPLVEDCLNRGVNIHYAVNITGHGWRKLMRATQPFAYIIESLPKQLPIFDFLQKQGPIDDQEAYGNFNMGAGFAIYVPEADVKKVLDVLEGYSYPNRFGACYAGHIERSDEKKVVIRPKMLEYSSAALDVR, via the coding sequence ATGGACAAAAAAATGACATACGCTGGTGTTGGTGTTGACTACGAGGCCATGGATCCATTTAAGCGAATGGCGCAACTCGCGGCGCGCGAAACCGCAGGTAATATTAGTCGATTCAATAATGGAGAGTTTAAGGAAGTACGAACGAGCAGGGGAGAAAGCGTTTATCTTATTGAGACAGAAGACAGTTATCTCGCTCATGTCGAAGAAGGACTTGGTACAAAGAGTCTCATTGCTGACGCAATGCATCGTCTTACGGGGAAGTATTATTACGGTAATATCGCGCAATGCAATGTGGCAATGATTGTTAATGATATGGTTACACTTGGCGCGTTGCCTCTTTCAGTAGCTATGCATCTTGCTGTCGGCGATTCAAGTTGGTTTGATGACGAGAGGCGATGCATGGATCTTATCGAGGGACACAAGAAGGCTTGCGACTTAGCTCGTTGTACGTGGGGCGGAGGGGAAACTCCTACTCTTAAAGACATTATCATTCCAGGAACTTTTGTTTTATCTGGCTCGGCAATAGGTATCATTAAGCCAAAAAAGCGATTGATCGCAACAAGTAATATCCAGCATGGCGATGCAATTATTATGATCGAGAGCTCGGGGATACATGCTAACGGCCTTACTATGGCTCGAAAGATTGCTGATAGGTTGCCGGACGGTTACCTCACTCAACTTAGTGATGGACGAACCTATGGAGATGCGCTTCTAGACCCTACTTGCATCTATACCCCATTGGTAGAAGATTGCCTAAATCGAGGCGTGAATATTCATTACGCTGTAAACATTACAGGTCATGGTTGGCGCAAGCTCATGCGCGCAACGCAACCTTTTGCCTATATTATTGAATCTTTGCCCAAGCAACTGCCGATTTTTGATTTTTTACAAAAGCAGGGTCCTATAGATGATCAGGAAGCCTACGGCAACTTCAATATGGGAGCAGGTTTTGCCATTTATGTACCAGAAGCAGACGTGAAGAAAGTTTTGGATGTACTCGAAGGATATTCGTATCCTAATAGGTTTGGCGCGTGTTATGCCGGACATATCGAGCGAAGCGACGAGAAGAAGGTAGTCATAAGACCAAAGATGCTAGAGTATTCTTCGGCGGCTCTCGATGTTCGATAA
- a CDS encoding cysteine hydrolase family protein codes for MKPFPEMNTANSALLVIDVINSSANEKCEIPEWGIHFSKIRMMVPRLARFIEEYRNKIGGLIVFTKNVPWTKEYLAENINNLYSDSRFAYYSKDTTGFPEQFYGIEPKENDLVIVKNTNDAIANPALEEDLQKRGIKYIVIAGAFTDGCVLATVAGGFSKGYNFVVLRDLVETTDVPIRQNIQKELLDHTFPYLFARVVNANELLESW; via the coding sequence ATGAAACCATTTCCAGAAATGAATACTGCAAATTCTGCTCTTCTTGTTATTGACGTTATTAATTCCAGCGCCAATGAAAAATGCGAGATTCCGGAGTGGGGTATTCATTTTTCAAAAATTAGAATGATGGTTCCTAGACTCGCTAGGTTTATTGAAGAGTATCGCAATAAAATTGGCGGGTTGATAGTGTTTACCAAAAATGTCCCTTGGACTAAAGAATATTTGGCTGAAAACATTAACAATCTCTATTCCGATTCCAGATTCGCGTATTATTCAAAAGATACTACGGGTTTTCCCGAGCAATTCTACGGAATTGAGCCCAAGGAAAACGATTTAGTAATAGTGAAGAATACCAACGATGCCATAGCAAACCCTGCTTTAGAAGAAGATCTGCAAAAAAGAGGCATCAAATATATTGTAATCGCCGGCGCTTTTACCGATGGCTGTGTGCTGGCTACGGTAGCAGGCGGCTTTTCCAAGGGTTATAACTTTGTAGTTTTAAGGGATTTAGTGGAAACTACAGACGTTCCTATTAGGCAAAATATACAAAAAGAGCTTTTGGACCATACCTTTCCTTATTTGTTTGCTCGAGTAGTTAATGCAAACGAGCTATTAGAAAGTTGGTAG
- the rpmG gene encoding 50S ribosomal protein L33: MSQDNLIKLQCSKCSNVNYWSSKNKKKVERKLEYMKFCKECGSHTKHSEGKKKGK, encoded by the coding sequence ATGTCACAAGATAATCTCATTAAACTCCAGTGTTCAAAGTGCAGTAATGTGAATTACTGGTCATCAAAGAACAAAAAGAAGGTAGAACGCAAGCTTGAATATATGAAGTTCTGCAAAGAATGCGGATCTCATACCAAGCACTCCGAAGGCAAGAAGAAAGGGAAATAA